The following are encoded together in the Cerasicoccus sp. TK19100 genome:
- a CDS encoding SulP family inorganic anion transporter produces the protein MNLNVDRIKATLRWLKQANQLDFFPLRHHLRGYNGASAGGDFRAGLNVALLAFPQGMAYALIAGLPISYGIYGSAVAAIVASFFAGSRFITLGPTNATAVTFASAMAALAIIEPEARAATLPLLLLMIGFFLVVGAYMRVANVIQYISRTVVTGYITAASLLIIVGQAKNALGIQFSPEEKESATTFFEKLITTVKHLPELHVESAILSAITAALYLGLQKKFKTLPNVAITMISVSAIAVIATMVTDPTYQFADTAQIRLEEEMADTSPVIDEHDSVLWSGEDIRWLQPIDASNWPVTVPNLNFDDIARLANVALAIALLCVLEGTSIGKSLAARSGEKLDGNQEMFSIGAANIACGFFGGMPASGSLTRSQLSWSSGGKTPVASLMNGIMVGVGAFVLGPFIKYIPQSVLAVLVIFIGIGLFNRHAIKIVTKATRSDAAVFYTTCIAGLLVPLDTAIYMGAALSIILFLRKAATPELSEFGFDDEGGLSQMRDDKPKNAEVSIVHVEGDLFFGAAEIFDEQMRRVAERDNLKIVVLKMRNARHLDATSTMAIEELVGYMNERDRILILSECREECMRTLTNSGVLKTLNPKNVFPDNTTNPTLSTAMALGRAQEILGDQEVDIKIYVNPNKRKKVGEE, from the coding sequence TTGAACCTGAACGTTGACCGAATCAAAGCGACGCTGCGCTGGCTAAAACAGGCGAACCAGTTGGACTTCTTTCCGCTGCGGCATCACCTGCGCGGCTACAACGGCGCATCTGCTGGAGGAGATTTCCGCGCCGGGCTCAACGTCGCGCTGCTCGCGTTTCCGCAAGGCATGGCCTATGCATTGATCGCCGGCCTGCCGATCTCCTACGGGATTTACGGCTCAGCGGTGGCGGCGATTGTGGCGTCGTTTTTTGCCGGCTCGCGGTTCATCACGCTAGGGCCGACTAACGCCACGGCGGTCACCTTTGCCTCGGCCATGGCGGCACTGGCGATCATCGAGCCCGAGGCCCGTGCGGCGACTCTTCCACTGCTGCTACTGATGATCGGCTTCTTCCTTGTGGTGGGTGCCTACATGCGCGTGGCCAACGTGATTCAGTATATTTCGCGAACGGTCGTCACGGGCTACATCACGGCGGCCTCGTTGCTGATCATCGTCGGCCAGGCCAAAAATGCGCTGGGGATTCAGTTCTCGCCGGAAGAAAAAGAAAGCGCCACGACCTTCTTTGAAAAGCTGATCACGACCGTCAAACACCTGCCCGAGCTGCATGTGGAATCGGCTATCCTCAGCGCGATTACGGCGGCGCTTTACCTCGGACTGCAAAAGAAATTTAAGACGCTGCCCAATGTGGCCATCACCATGATTTCCGTGTCCGCCATAGCCGTGATCGCGACCATGGTCACCGACCCGACTTACCAATTTGCCGACACCGCTCAGATTCGCCTGGAGGAAGAAATGGCGGATACCAGCCCCGTCATTGATGAGCACGACAGCGTTCTGTGGTCGGGCGAAGACATTCGCTGGCTCCAGCCGATCGACGCCAGTAACTGGCCTGTCACCGTGCCCAACCTGAACTTCGACGACATCGCGCGGCTGGCCAATGTGGCCCTGGCTATCGCCCTGCTCTGCGTGCTAGAGGGCACCAGCATCGGCAAGAGCCTCGCCGCGCGCTCCGGCGAAAAGCTGGACGGCAATCAGGAAATGTTCTCCATCGGCGCGGCCAACATTGCCTGCGGTTTCTTCGGCGGCATGCCCGCCTCCGGTTCACTGACGCGATCGCAGCTCTCGTGGAGCAGCGGCGGCAAAACCCCCGTCGCCTCCTTGATGAACGGCATCATGGTCGGCGTCGGCGCGTTTGTGCTCGGGCCGTTTATCAAATACATCCCGCAATCGGTGCTCGCGGTGTTGGTTATATTCATCGGCATTGGCCTCTTCAATCGCCACGCGATCAAGATCGTTACCAAAGCAACGCGTAGCGACGCCGCAGTATTTTACACCACCTGCATCGCGGGTCTGCTCGTGCCGCTCGATACCGCCATCTACATGGGCGCGGCACTGAGCATCATCCTCTTCCTCCGCAAGGCGGCGACGCCAGAGCTGTCTGAGTTTGGCTTCGACGACGAGGGCGGCCTCTCCCAAATGCGCGACGACAAACCCAAGAACGCAGAAGTGTCCATCGTCCACGTCGAGGGAGATTTGTTCTTCGGCGCGGCGGAAATTTTCGACGAGCAAATGCGCCGCGTCGCCGAGCGCGACAACTTGAAAATCGTTGTCCTCAAAATGCGTAACGCCCGTCACCTCGACGCCACTTCGACGATGGCCATCGAGGAGCTAGTCGGCTACATGAACGAGCGCGACCGCATCCTGATCCTGAGCGAGTGCCGCGAGGAATGCATGCGCACGCTGACCAACTCCGGCGTCCTGAAAACGCTGAACCCCAAAAATGTCTTCCCCGACAACACCACGAACCCCACCCTCTCGACCGCCATGGCCCTCGGCCGCGCGCAGGAAATTCTCGGGGACCAGGAAGTGGACATCAAAATCTACGTCAACCCGAACAAGCGCAAAAAGGTGGGCGAGGAGTAA
- a CDS encoding tetratricopeptide repeat protein gives MNNRSDIFKEKLAKDPNNSLFRYSLGQALFDEKQYDEAEEHLQFCVASREDWMMPRILLGKCLVEKGDDAAAKAILADALKLAEIQNHEDPATELRAILADLD, from the coding sequence ATGAACAACCGCTCCGACATTTTTAAAGAGAAACTCGCCAAGGACCCAAATAATAGCCTCTTCCGCTACAGTTTGGGACAGGCGCTCTTTGATGAAAAACAATATGACGAGGCCGAGGAACATCTGCAGTTTTGTGTGGCCAGCCGGGAAGACTGGATGATGCCACGGATTCTCCTGGGCAAGTGTCTCGTGGAAAAAGGTGATGACGCCGCTGCGAAGGCGATCCTTGCGGATGCGCTGAAGTTGGCGGAAATCCAGAACCACGAGGATCCTGCCACCGAGCTGCGCGCGATTCTGGCGGACCTCGATTAA
- a CDS encoding glycosyltransferase — translation MRVILTSHGSTGDIVPMIALGRALLDAGHDTVFVASDLFQGLIEGAGVPFHEAPPSWTTDDGRDAMKQLARVKQPLKQLKRIYEFGLGHYEEYFNVLEKLTKGADLLVSSYLYPCLQPLAERNGAKFAVATFAHNSVPTTENAPLPGLEFPFLPGAMGRLWRDTWWRIADASVRRTLNGVIGDLLKARGYPTGWSFFREPAPLALVTVSQALFGPPRETLDPRFVFAGYFRYQTEPDAAQAAEIDAFCEGELVPVLNFGSVTWDSAVEEFQTLLARWPAGKKLIVQSGWAGFAQTPGHERQDIKIIGQANHDMLFARASVIIHHGGAGTTASALHAGRPQIIIPQIADQHFWARECAGIGLAKIGRGKVWPFQLAEWVAEVESSASYRSNAQKAAEKLRRENGPMRAVEILEDYLAGD, via the coding sequence ATGCGCGTTATCCTCACCAGCCACGGCTCGACGGGCGACATCGTGCCAATGATCGCGCTGGGCCGCGCCTTGCTTGATGCCGGGCACGACACGGTGTTCGTGGCCTCGGATTTGTTTCAGGGCCTGATTGAGGGCGCTGGTGTGCCGTTCCACGAAGCTCCGCCGAGCTGGACCACCGACGATGGCCGCGACGCGATGAAGCAACTGGCCCGCGTCAAGCAGCCGCTCAAGCAACTGAAGCGCATTTATGAATTCGGTCTCGGCCACTACGAGGAGTATTTTAACGTGCTGGAGAAGCTAACCAAGGGCGCGGACCTGCTGGTATCCTCTTATTTATACCCGTGTCTGCAGCCGCTGGCCGAGCGAAATGGAGCGAAGTTTGCCGTGGCCACCTTTGCGCATAATTCGGTGCCGACGACTGAGAATGCGCCGCTGCCCGGGCTGGAGTTTCCCTTCCTGCCGGGTGCCATGGGGCGGCTTTGGCGAGACACTTGGTGGCGCATTGCCGACGCCTCGGTCCGCCGCACGCTCAACGGCGTGATCGGTGATCTACTCAAGGCGCGCGGCTACCCGACGGGCTGGAGCTTCTTTCGTGAGCCCGCGCCGCTGGCGCTCGTGACGGTGTCCCAAGCCTTGTTCGGACCGCCGCGGGAGACGCTCGATCCGCGCTTTGTCTTTGCCGGATACTTCCGCTATCAAACGGAGCCCGACGCCGCGCAGGCCGCCGAGATTGATGCCTTTTGCGAGGGGGAACTCGTGCCCGTGCTCAACTTTGGCAGCGTCACCTGGGACAGTGCGGTGGAGGAATTTCAGACGTTACTGGCGCGATGGCCTGCGGGCAAAAAGCTGATTGTGCAAAGCGGCTGGGCTGGCTTTGCGCAGACGCCGGGCCATGAGCGGCAGGACATTAAAATCATCGGCCAGGCCAACCACGACATGCTCTTTGCGCGGGCCTCGGTGATCATCCACCACGGTGGCGCGGGGACGACGGCATCGGCCCTCCATGCCGGGAGGCCGCAGATCATCATCCCGCAGATTGCGGACCAGCATTTCTGGGCGCGCGAATGCGCTGGCATCGGTTTGGCCAAAATCGGGCGCGGCAAAGTCTGGCCGTTTCAGCTCGCAGAGTGGGTTGCCGAGGTGGAGTCGTCCGCCAGCTATCGCAGTAATGCGCAGAAGGCGGCGGAGAAACTTCGCCGCGAAAACGGCCCGATGCGCGCCGTGGAAATCCTTGAGGATTATCTGGCTGGTGATTAG
- a CDS encoding DUF4212 domain-containing protein — protein sequence MPLDAPTKEALVNRYWRANLTITLGLLFIWAFVSFGCGILFADVLDDIHLFGSGYPLGFWFAQQGSIIVFVFLILIYAIAMNALDRKHKREMDEFKAKGGQA from the coding sequence GTGCCTCTAGACGCCCCTACCAAAGAAGCGCTCGTCAATCGTTATTGGCGCGCGAACCTCACCATCACGCTCGGCCTGCTGTTTATCTGGGCCTTTGTCAGCTTCGGCTGCGGCATTTTGTTTGCCGATGTGCTGGACGACATCCATCTGTTCGGCTCGGGTTATCCGCTCGGGTTCTGGTTCGCGCAGCAGGGCTCGATCATTGTCTTTGTTTTCCTGATCCTCATCTACGCGATCGCGATGAATGCGCTCGACCGTAAGCACAAGCGCGAGATGGACGAGTTTAAGGCGAAGGGAGGCCAGGCGTGA
- a CDS encoding sodium:solute symporter family protein, whose product MSVQVWTYIFVGLSFSLYLGIAWWARVADTKGFYVAGQGVPAAANGMATAADWMSAASFISMAGLVSTMGYSGGVYLMGWTGGYVLLALLIAPYLRKFGHFTVPDFVGDRFGTSFAKGKPDTMMARILSNPARVVAVVCALFVSFTYVAGQMRGVGLVFSRFLEVDINIGVVIGMVIVFVYATLGGMKGITWTQVAQFWVLITAFLVPTIAISLKLTGQAIPQIGLGSELVDGGMMLLDKLDGLHKELGFSSYTEPFQGKWDKANVFMVALVLMAGTAGLPHVIVRFYTVKSPAAARWSGFWALLFISGLYLSAPALAGFARYYMINTLNGATEQDIPKWFTSWEETGLILWVDDGDGKLHFSNKEDNEIFRQGPTLNDSELMTIVKNHQLYLDTKDSADPRGQDGRAILRDMGLSGPDKDIIVLATPEMAELSNWIIAFIAAGGLAAALSTASGLLLVISSSVAHDLYYRIINPKASEKQRLTVGRAFIGLAVVVAGIFGIYPPGFVGEVVAFAFGLASASFFPVILLGIFNRRVSTTPAVFGMIAGMGFTMFYIIAVKYFGMAQWTFWGLSDHGIQPAAIGAIGMVINFIVAIALSFVCEKPGPEIQALIDSVREPEDAEAPMNIEDAPEH is encoded by the coding sequence GTGAGCGTTCAAGTTTGGACCTACATTTTCGTTGGCCTGAGTTTCTCGCTCTATCTGGGCATTGCCTGGTGGGCGCGCGTGGCCGACACCAAGGGCTTTTACGTCGCTGGGCAGGGCGTGCCCGCCGCCGCCAACGGCATGGCGACGGCGGCCGACTGGATGTCTGCCGCGTCGTTTATTTCCATGGCTGGCCTGGTCTCGACCATGGGCTACTCCGGCGGCGTTTACCTGATGGGGTGGACCGGCGGTTACGTGCTTTTGGCGCTGCTCATCGCGCCGTACTTGCGCAAGTTCGGGCACTTCACGGTGCCGGATTTCGTGGGGGACCGCTTCGGCACCAGCTTCGCCAAGGGCAAGCCCGACACCATGATGGCGCGCATTCTTTCCAACCCCGCACGTGTTGTGGCGGTGGTCTGCGCGCTGTTCGTGAGCTTTACTTATGTGGCCGGGCAAATGCGCGGCGTGGGCCTCGTCTTCAGCCGCTTCCTGGAGGTCGATATCAACATCGGCGTCGTGATCGGAATGGTTATCGTGTTTGTTTACGCGACCCTCGGCGGCATGAAGGGCATTACCTGGACGCAGGTTGCGCAGTTCTGGGTGCTGATCACGGCCTTCCTCGTGCCGACGATTGCCATCTCGCTCAAGCTGACCGGCCAGGCGATCCCGCAGATCGGCCTCGGTTCGGAGCTGGTCGATGGCGGCATGATGCTGCTCGACAAGCTTGACGGCCTGCACAAAGAGCTCGGCTTTTCCAGTTACACCGAGCCCTTCCAGGGCAAGTGGGACAAGGCTAACGTCTTCATGGTCGCTCTCGTGCTGATGGCGGGCACCGCCGGCCTGCCACACGTGATCGTGCGCTTCTACACAGTGAAGTCTCCCGCCGCCGCGCGCTGGAGCGGCTTCTGGGCGCTGCTGTTCATTTCCGGCCTCTACCTGAGCGCCCCGGCGCTGGCGGGCTTTGCGCGCTACTACATGATCAACACCCTCAACGGCGCGACCGAGCAGGACATCCCCAAGTGGTTCACCAGTTGGGAGGAAACCGGCCTGATCCTCTGGGTGGACGACGGCGACGGCAAACTCCACTTTTCCAACAAGGAGGACAATGAAATCTTCCGGCAAGGGCCCACGCTTAACGACAGCGAGCTGATGACCATTGTCAAAAACCACCAGCTCTACCTCGACACCAAGGACTCCGCCGATCCCCGCGGTCAGGACGGCCGCGCCATCCTCCGCGACATGGGCCTGAGTGGGCCGGATAAGGACATCATCGTGCTCGCCACGCCCGAAATGGCCGAACTGTCCAACTGGATTATTGCGTTCATTGCGGCCGGTGGTCTGGCGGCGGCGCTGTCCACGGCTAGTGGTCTGCTGCTCGTGATTTCATCTTCTGTCGCGCACGACTTATATTACCGCATCATCAACCCGAAGGCGTCGGAAAAACAACGCCTCACCGTGGGTCGTGCCTTCATCGGCTTGGCCGTCGTGGTGGCGGGCATCTTTGGCATCTACCCGCCTGGCTTCGTGGGTGAGGTGGTCGCCTTTGCGTTTGGTCTGGCATCGGCGAGCTTCTTCCCGGTCATCCTGCTGGGCATCTTTAACCGGCGCGTCAGCACGACCCCCGCCGTGTTCGGCATGATCGCGGGCATGGGCTTCACGATGTTCTACATCATCGCAGTGAAATACTTCGGCATGGCGCAATGGACCTTCTGGGGCCTGAGCGATCACGGCATCCAACCCGCGGCCATTGGCGCCATCGGCATGGTGATCAACTTCATCGTCGCGATCGCGCTGTCGTTCGTCTGCGAAAAGCCCGGCCCGGAAATCCAGGCCCTGATCGACTCCGTCCGCGAACCCGAAGACGCCGAAGCCCCCATGAATATCGAAGACGCCCCGGAGCATTAA
- a CDS encoding type II toxin-antitoxin system HicA family toxin, with the protein MSQWGSTKAKKVFKALMKIGWKQKREATGSHRVLVREGWEPYVFAFHDGEEIGPRMLARIAKRTGLKPSDL; encoded by the coding sequence ATGAGTCAGTGGGGATCGACCAAGGCAAAAAAGGTTTTCAAAGCTCTCATGAAAATCGGGTGGAAGCAGAAGCGAGAAGCTACCGGCTCGCATCGAGTTCTGGTTCGCGAAGGCTGGGAGCCCTACGTTTTTGCATTCCACGATGGCGAGGAAATAGGCCCAAGGATGTTAGCCAGAATTGCGAAACGCACCGGGCTCAAACCTTCGGACTTGTAA
- a CDS encoding type II toxin-antitoxin system HicB family antitoxin yields the protein MKIELEQEDDGRWIAEVMELPGVMAYGSSQEEAIGKAEALALRVIADRIDHGEKIPELDSLFSLAS from the coding sequence ATGAAGATCGAATTGGAACAGGAAGACGACGGGCGCTGGATTGCCGAAGTCATGGAGCTTCCGGGCGTAATGGCCTATGGTTCCTCGCAAGAAGAAGCGATTGGCAAGGCTGAGGCGCTCGCGCTGCGCGTCATTGCTGATCGCATCGACCACGGTGAAAAGATCCCCGAACTGGACAGCCTATTCTCGCTGGCGTCATGA
- a CDS encoding DUF2721 domain-containing protein, which yields MIEVTTPAILFPAVSLLMLAYTNRFLALAKIVRDLAGQLIEHDDESLRRQIDNLELRLTLIKWMQALGILSLLSCLMSILAVHTELQMLGEALFGLSILLLFASLSVCLREVLLAGNALKVVLEKCRPDGKSRKR from the coding sequence ATGATCGAAGTCACCACACCAGCCATTCTCTTCCCGGCGGTATCGCTGCTGATGCTGGCGTACACCAACCGCTTTCTGGCGCTGGCGAAGATCGTGCGTGACCTCGCCGGGCAGCTCATCGAACACGACGACGAATCCCTGCGCCGCCAAATCGACAACCTCGAGCTGCGCCTGACACTGATCAAATGGATGCAGGCTCTGGGCATCCTCTCGCTACTGAGTTGTCTGATGTCGATCCTCGCCGTCCACACCGAGCTGCAAATGCTCGGCGAAGCGCTCTTTGGCCTGAGCATCCTCTTGCTCTTCGCCTCGCTCAGCGTCTGCCTGCGCGAGGTCCTCCTGGCCGGCAACGCCCTAAAAGTCGTCCTCGAAAAATGCCGCCCGGACGGCAAATCACGCAAGCGCTAG